From a single Chitinophaga sp. Cy-1792 genomic region:
- a CDS encoding DUF6443 domain-containing protein, with protein sequence MKRISIIICLMLYVTAAYSQLSTGNTFIVETKIRTGGVTDQAGVDALPPDKRTSTVTYLDGLGRSLQKVIVQGSPGLKDMVTPFYFNNFGNNTQRFLSYTDLTGSNYGSIRTTAFYDQRAFYNLANTSAADVAKDNLPITVLRYDESPLNNLQLTGGPGSSWNPDGGHPTSNYYSIIFATINTYDSLLLHWVITSDSGAVPTAELWSPWEAHKMVTINPQGNQCVDVFDINFNHTLRRKYADSVALDTHYSYDDFNRLRFIITPVASRLVIGKTHPLTVDSVPFLKDEMCYYYDYDAKGRVIREKHPGEAIIEMVYDAQERLVYKRDGNLLAKGQWLYYAYDYTGRMTGSSLYLSNISRNALQEKVNGYIYDSIIGNLIMPSPDYTPVLPLTGNQYNTYGSSPDPAFAFVPAEMTRLQSGNSTTADIVTTASKLTNGLKCADWSQVLDSSITLRSSYYYDDKERLIQQVSKNIYGGIDVHSIRYDAEGKVLSSYDHYRNPGSTVTPELKVLTVRYYDDVGNLTQIDKQLNDSGQLKTIVQMRYNSIGQLICKTFGNNLDSMKYSYHIQGWLKSVNKEYLRTGTGNYFGYDLGYDDSTTVIPGTRYLNPLYTGTLAGTMWRSANDNVLRKYDFKYDKIDNLLRADFVQQDPGTSAWSRSLVDYSVSGIKYDLNSNIKSLTQRGLSGTSSIIVDSLKYEYFLNSNKLYFVTDKVNNPLSTLGDFKEANTDLQQDFDYDANGNQYLNMNKLTRVLRYNYLDLPDSIYMWGKGYVVYTYDANGNKLQKAVTDYTGAGKYTTIGYLGDLEFRNDTLQSIAHEEGRIRVIVKAGQPVQYIYDYFEKDQLDNVRVILTEQTDTSIYSASMETALATREENTFSNIAETRSAKPPGYPAGDGRQKNEFVALLSGQPDGKKTGPSLVIRVMAGDTVRIGANAFYKSSTVKKNNPVLPLEVLLNQVLQGASPQAGRNTAHTSLLADQPPLIAHNLTPGSYERLKAGNDQAIDPLRPKAYLNYIYFDDHFKMIEEASGVKQVKATPDQLQELGTDKMVVSRSGYLCVFPSNESQERLYFDNVTVSLTTGPLLEVAHYYPSGLVMDGISSNALKGTAYPENRKKFSSAELQSGEFMDGSSLEWYDFHTFLYDQQIGRLLQSRKPNQPFQEYLSPFHYKFNKPAGYVFPENPLAVPITDILKGRAAAAKVVRSVSILPVEK encoded by the coding sequence ATGAAACGCATATCTATCATCATATGTCTGATGCTATATGTAACAGCTGCCTACAGCCAGTTAAGCACAGGCAATACTTTTATAGTAGAAACTAAAATAAGGACTGGCGGCGTCACCGATCAGGCAGGTGTAGACGCTTTGCCGCCAGATAAAAGAACCAGCACGGTCACTTACCTGGATGGTCTTGGACGATCCCTGCAAAAAGTAATAGTACAAGGCAGCCCGGGGCTAAAAGATATGGTAACGCCATTCTACTTTAATAACTTCGGAAATAACACCCAGCGCTTCCTGTCTTATACCGATTTGACCGGCAGTAACTATGGTAGTATCAGAACTACTGCTTTTTATGACCAGCGGGCATTCTATAACCTTGCCAATACTTCAGCAGCAGATGTGGCAAAAGATAATCTTCCTATAACTGTACTACGTTATGACGAATCCCCACTGAATAATCTGCAGTTAACCGGCGGCCCCGGCTCCAGCTGGAACCCTGATGGCGGCCATCCCACCTCCAATTATTATTCTATCATTTTCGCCACCATCAATACATACGATAGTTTATTATTACACTGGGTTATTACTTCAGACAGCGGCGCTGTACCAACCGCAGAGTTATGGTCTCCATGGGAAGCACATAAGATGGTAACAATTAATCCGCAGGGAAATCAGTGCGTTGATGTATTTGATATCAACTTTAACCATACGCTCAGAAGAAAATACGCAGATAGCGTAGCCCTCGATACACACTATTCCTATGATGATTTCAATCGCCTGCGTTTTATAATTACGCCTGTCGCATCCAGGTTAGTAATCGGAAAAACTCATCCGCTGACAGTAGATAGTGTTCCATTCCTCAAAGACGAAATGTGCTATTACTATGACTACGATGCAAAAGGACGCGTGATCAGGGAAAAGCATCCAGGTGAGGCCATTATAGAAATGGTGTATGATGCACAGGAGCGCCTGGTCTATAAAAGAGACGGCAACCTTCTGGCAAAAGGACAGTGGCTTTACTACGCATATGATTATACAGGCAGGATGACAGGCAGCAGCCTGTATCTGTCCAACATCAGCCGCAATGCCTTGCAGGAAAAAGTAAACGGATATATCTATGATTCCATCATAGGAAACCTTATCATGCCTTCTCCTGACTATACTCCTGTACTGCCTTTGACAGGAAATCAATATAACACTTATGGCTCCTCTCCCGATCCGGCATTTGCCTTTGTACCTGCTGAAATGACCAGGCTGCAGAGCGGTAACAGTACAACTGCCGACATAGTAACCACTGCATCGAAACTTACCAATGGGCTGAAATGCGCAGACTGGTCGCAGGTTTTAGACAGTTCCATCACCCTTCGCAGCAGTTATTATTATGATGATAAAGAGCGGTTGATCCAGCAGGTCTCGAAAAATATATATGGAGGGATAGATGTCCACAGTATACGATATGATGCGGAAGGTAAGGTACTAAGTTCCTACGACCATTACAGGAATCCCGGAAGTACTGTTACGCCTGAACTAAAAGTCCTTACTGTCCGGTATTATGATGATGTTGGTAATCTTACCCAAATAGACAAACAGCTCAATGATTCCGGGCAGCTGAAAACAATTGTTCAGATGCGTTATAACAGCATAGGGCAGCTTATTTGCAAAACCTTTGGTAACAACCTGGATAGCATGAAGTACAGTTATCATATTCAGGGCTGGTTAAAGTCTGTAAACAAGGAATACCTGCGTACAGGCACGGGTAATTATTTCGGGTATGATCTGGGGTATGATGATTCCACCACCGTGATACCAGGCACCCGGTATTTAAACCCATTATATACCGGCACACTCGCAGGTACGATGTGGCGGTCTGCCAATGATAATGTTTTACGCAAGTACGATTTCAAATATGATAAAATTGATAATTTGCTGCGCGCTGATTTTGTACAGCAAGATCCTGGTACTTCCGCCTGGTCCCGTAGCCTGGTTGATTATTCGGTAAGCGGCATTAAATATGACCTGAACAGCAATATTAAATCGCTTACGCAGCGTGGACTATCAGGCACATCTTCCATTATCGTGGACAGCCTGAAATATGAATACTTTCTCAACAGCAATAAACTCTATTTTGTAACAGATAAAGTAAATAATCCGCTAAGCACGCTGGGAGATTTCAAAGAAGCCAATACCGATCTGCAACAGGATTTCGATTACGACGCCAATGGCAATCAATACCTCAATATGAACAAGCTCACGCGAGTGCTTCGGTATAACTATCTGGATCTTCCTGATTCAATTTATATGTGGGGAAAAGGATATGTGGTATATACCTATGATGCCAACGGCAACAAATTACAAAAGGCGGTTACTGATTATACCGGCGCCGGAAAATATACGACCATTGGATATTTAGGCGACCTTGAATTCCGGAACGACACGCTGCAGTCCATTGCACACGAAGAAGGCCGGATCAGGGTAATAGTAAAGGCAGGCCAGCCCGTGCAATATATCTACGATTATTTTGAGAAAGACCAGCTGGACAATGTTCGCGTGATACTGACAGAACAGACAGATACCAGTATTTACAGTGCGAGTATGGAAACAGCCCTTGCTACGCGGGAAGAAAATACCTTCAGTAACATAGCGGAAACCCGTAGTGCCAAACCTCCTGGTTACCCTGCCGGAGACGGTCGTCAGAAAAATGAATTTGTCGCCTTATTATCCGGTCAGCCGGATGGTAAGAAAACAGGGCCATCGCTGGTGATACGTGTAATGGCCGGAGATACGGTAAGGATTGGCGCCAATGCATTTTATAAAAGCAGTACTGTAAAGAAAAATAATCCGGTATTACCACTGGAAGTACTGTTAAACCAGGTATTGCAGGGAGCTTCCCCTCAGGCCGGCAGGAATACAGCCCATACTTCCCTGCTGGCTGATCAACCGCCGCTGATCGCCCATAACCTGACCCCGGGCAGTTATGAGCGATTGAAGGCCGGTAATGATCAGGCCATTGACCCACTACGTCCTAAGGCTTATCTGAATTATATATATTTTGATGACCACTTTAAGATGATTGAAGAAGCCAGTGGTGTTAAACAGGTAAAAGCTACACCGGATCAGCTGCAGGAGCTTGGAACGGATAAGATGGTGGTTTCCAGGAGCGGATATCTTTGTGTATTCCCCAGCAATGAAAGCCAGGAGCGGCTTTACTTTGATAATGTTACCGTATCGCTTACCACCGGGCCATTGCTGGAGGTAGCACATTATTATCCGTCCGGACTTGTTATGGACGGTATCAGCAGTAATGCGCTGAAAGGAACCGCCTATCCGGAGAACCGGAAGAAATTCAGCAGTGCAGAACTGCAAAGCGGGGAATTCATGGATGGCAGCAGCCTGGAATGGTACGATTTCCATACTTTTCTCTATGACCAGCAGATAGGACGGTTGCTACAGAGCCGCAAACCGAATCAGCCATTCCAGGAATACCTGTCGCCATTCCATTACAAATTCAATAAGCCTGCCGGATATGTTTTCCCGGAAAATCCGCTTGCAGTACCGATCACAGATATATTAAAAGGCAGGGCAGCTGCAGCGAAAGTGGTGCGTAGTGTGAGCATATTGCCAGTAGAAAAATAA
- a CDS encoding RagB/SusD family nutrient uptake outer membrane protein: MQNTNRWMLIIALFLLTSCEKFLTHDDPTSVTDASWWKTEANATGALGSVYAGLPGGSDGRQLMFLSALSDEAVARQDTRGAYELYAKGLQNSTWDVALMVWRDDYKDIRRASRFLENVDRCYMDSALRARYKNEARAMRAYYHMELLMFFGGIPIVTTSVEPLKSELKRNTEQEVYDFIVKELTECAPNLPDTYNSNEAWRISSGVCYALISKLALFYGKYDLMKSSARAVIDQGVYGLYKSTNSKVNSYAELFTYAGELNKERIFFKDAGCSGAWNTFAPAGVGGKTVVSPTNVVIDNFETLQGKTLAELPTDSQAIYHKTPNYKNNRDPRLVAAVLLPDQVYQGDTLRPFASTGSDKIGLQFSTNTGFWVNKYLDPKDRNASSKTLDYMIIRYAEVLLNYVEALVELGDWQNPDVLSYINQIRNRAGLASVDPAKYNSQAALRVLIRRERMSELCFEGARFFDIRRWNIFKDVMTGEVYGAVDPGTGLPTPVESRNCDPLRDMRFPIPMSEILANPNMVQNDRY, encoded by the coding sequence ATGCAGAATACAAATCGCTGGATGCTAATTATAGCCTTGTTTTTATTGACCAGTTGTGAGAAATTTCTGACCCATGACGACCCCACCTCAGTAACAGATGCCTCGTGGTGGAAAACAGAAGCCAATGCCACCGGGGCGCTGGGTTCTGTGTATGCAGGACTTCCCGGCGGCAGTGATGGCCGTCAGCTGATGTTTTTATCAGCGCTGAGTGACGAAGCCGTGGCACGTCAGGATACCAGGGGCGCTTATGAGCTATATGCAAAAGGGTTGCAGAACAGCACCTGGGATGTAGCGCTGATGGTCTGGAGAGATGATTATAAAGACATCCGCAGGGCAAGCCGCTTCCTGGAAAATGTGGACCGTTGTTATATGGACTCTGCCCTGAGAGCGCGCTATAAGAACGAAGCCCGTGCCATGCGGGCCTATTACCATATGGAACTCCTGATGTTCTTTGGTGGTATTCCGATCGTGACCACCTCAGTAGAGCCATTGAAAAGTGAACTGAAACGTAATACAGAACAGGAAGTCTATGATTTCATTGTGAAGGAACTGACGGAATGTGCGCCTAACCTGCCCGACACCTATAACAGCAACGAGGCCTGGCGTATCTCCTCCGGCGTATGTTATGCGTTAATCAGCAAATTAGCCCTGTTTTACGGCAAATACGACCTGATGAAGTCAAGTGCCCGGGCGGTGATAGATCAGGGCGTATATGGTCTGTATAAGTCAACAAACAGTAAAGTAAACAGTTATGCTGAATTGTTTACCTATGCAGGGGAACTGAACAAGGAACGTATTTTCTTCAAAGATGCAGGCTGCAGCGGTGCCTGGAATACGTTTGCACCGGCAGGCGTAGGTGGAAAAACAGTTGTGTCACCCACCAACGTAGTGATCGATAACTTCGAAACCCTCCAGGGGAAGACATTGGCAGAACTGCCGACAGACTCACAGGCGATCTATCACAAAACACCCAATTACAAAAATAACCGCGACCCTCGCCTGGTAGCGGCAGTATTACTGCCCGATCAGGTATACCAGGGAGATACCCTGCGCCCGTTTGCCAGCACCGGCAGCGATAAAATCGGTTTGCAGTTTTCCACCAATACAGGTTTCTGGGTCAATAAATACCTGGACCCTAAAGACAGAAACGCCAGTTCCAAAACACTGGACTATATGATCATCCGCTATGCGGAAGTATTGTTGAACTACGTAGAGGCGCTGGTGGAGCTGGGCGACTGGCAAAACCCTGATGTGCTCAGTTATATTAACCAGATAAGGAACCGTGCCGGCCTGGCTTCCGTAGACCCTGCAAAGTATAATTCACAGGCTGCCCTTCGTGTGCTGATACGCCGGGAACGTATGTCGGAGCTGTGTTTTGAAGGCGCACGTTTCTTTGATATCCGCCGCTGGAATATTTTTAAAGACGTGATGACCGGAGAAGTATATGGCGCAGTAGATCCCGGAACGGGCCTGCCGACGCCGGTAGAAAGCAGGAACTGCGACCCGCTGAGGGATATGCGCTTCCCTATACCTATGAGTGAAATACTGGCCAATCCCAATATGGTGCAGAACGACCGGTATTAA